The genomic interval TGCTGGCCGGAGCCGGGATGGTGCTCAAGGCTTCGACCCTGTCGGCCATAGTCACGCGGCCCGGCACAGCTCCGGCCCCGATCCAGGCCAAGCCCATCCCGACCGTGCGGGTCGGGTTCGTGGGAGTCGGCGGGCAGGGCACCGGACATCTGCGCAACTACCTGGGCCTCGAGGGCGTGGAGATCAAGGCGATCTGCGACATCAACCCCGAGAACCTGGAGCGGGCGCAGAAACTGGTGGTGGAAGCAGGCCATCCCAAGCCCGAGGGCTACGGCAAGGGCCCGACAGACTGGAAACGCCTCTGCGACCGCAAGGACCTCGACCTGGTGTTCAACGCCACCCCCTGGGAATGGCACGTGCCGATCTGCGTGGATGCGATGAACAAGGGTAAGCACGCGGCCACCGAGGTCCCGGCGGCCCCTGAAATCGACGGGTGCTGGGAGCTGGTGGAGACCAGCGAGCGCACGGGCAAGCACTGTATCATGATGGAAAACTGCTGCTACGGCGAGCCCGAGCTGATGTTCCTGAACATGATCCGCAAGGGCCTGCTGGGCACCCCGATCCACGCCCAGTGCGGCTACTGCCACGACCTGCGCGAGATCAAGTTCTCGGGAATAGGCGAGGGCCAGTGGCGTCTGAACCACGCGGTCACGAACGACGGCAACCTCTACCCGACCCACGGCCTGGGCCCGGTGGCCGAGTACATGAACATCAACCGCGGCGACCAGTTCGATTTCCTGATCTCGATGAGCAGCAAGAGCCTCGGCCTCAACCTCTACGCGGCCGAGCATTTCGGGCCCGATTCACCCCAGGCCAAACAGACCTACGCCCTGGGCGATGTCAACACCAGTCTGATCCGCACGATGAACGGCGCGACGATCATCGTGATCCACGATTGCGACAGCCCGCGCCCCTACGACCGCTACAACCAGATCCAGGGCACCAAGGGCATCCTGGAGGGTTACCCC from bacterium carries:
- a CDS encoding Gfo/Idh/MocA family oxidoreductase, which produces MANGFDRRDFLKKAGVLAGAGMVLKASTLSAIVTRPGTAPAPIQAKPIPTVRVGFVGVGGQGTGHLRNYLGLEGVEIKAICDINPENLERAQKLVVEAGHPKPEGYGKGPTDWKRLCDRKDLDLVFNATPWEWHVPICVDAMNKGKHAATEVPAAPEIDGCWELVETSERTGKHCIMMENCCYGEPELMFLNMIRKGLLGTPIHAQCGYCHDLREIKFSGIGEGQWRLNHAVTNDGNLYPTHGLGPVAEYMNINRGDQFDFLISMSSKSLGLNLYAAEHFGPDSPQAKQTYALGDVNTSLIRTMNGATIIVIHDCDSPRPYDRYNQIQGTKGILEGYPDRIYVEGKSAPHTWDDVEKWSEYKHKLVSDLVAKSKDSNHGGMDFIEDYRLIEALRTGRYPDYDVYDAAAWSAVTGLSEISVANRSRPVDFPDFTRGAWKTNKPIFVTDY